One segment of Porticoccus hydrocarbonoclasticus MCTG13d DNA contains the following:
- a CDS encoding sensor histidine kinase produces MYRKSLKRRIIFTTVIIVTVVSTLFAGCLLLIKQRLEETTFGRLVHEHLEILINEPASAEILSHALFNEWRFYRGEGVARLPESIQQLPPGSYHSINIDDRFYHLQIEQIPEGKVYLTYDVTEWEQQEHALLATLFYGLVVVLIVAVLMANRSSRIILSPVKALTARLTNIEPGDRGVRIAGEFRGSEIGQIASAFDNYSARLDQFVERERSFTASASHELRTPLSVMLGAVDVLDANVDSPVAERALGRIRRACGEMQAFIEATLFLSREGGSGINRGEPVNLPSLLQEVVEDYRDRIAAATIEVQIEALSPMLLDVPAGIVKITLNNILLNAIEHSEGGRIQVALEDSRLTIADTGAGIPGDQLPHVFDRSYTTKPSGTGMGLNLVKRICDRFNWRIEIDSEPGRGTTVVVIFPDNDGTDSSVA; encoded by the coding sequence ATGTACAGGAAAAGCCTCAAGCGCCGTATTATTTTTACCACCGTCATTATCGTCACGGTGGTCAGTACCCTGTTTGCCGGATGCCTGCTGTTGATCAAGCAACGACTTGAGGAAACCACCTTTGGGCGGCTGGTGCACGAGCATCTGGAAATTCTGATCAACGAACCGGCGTCGGCAGAAATATTGTCCCATGCACTGTTCAATGAATGGCGTTTCTACCGGGGTGAGGGTGTGGCCAGGTTACCGGAGTCCATACAGCAACTGCCCCCGGGTTCCTATCACAGCATTAATATTGATGACCGTTTCTACCATCTGCAAATTGAGCAGATTCCCGAGGGGAAGGTCTACCTGACTTACGATGTCACCGAATGGGAGCAGCAAGAGCATGCGTTACTGGCAACCCTGTTTTACGGCCTGGTGGTGGTATTGATCGTGGCTGTGCTGATGGCCAATCGTTCCTCACGGATTATTTTGTCGCCGGTGAAGGCACTGACCGCCCGCCTGACCAATATCGAACCGGGGGACCGAGGGGTGCGCATTGCCGGGGAGTTTCGGGGCAGCGAAATCGGCCAGATCGCCTCGGCATTTGACAACTATTCCGCACGTCTGGATCAGTTTGTGGAGCGGGAGCGATCTTTTACCGCTTCGGCCAGCCACGAACTGCGCACGCCTCTGTCGGTGATGCTGGGGGCGGTGGACGTGCTCGACGCCAATGTGGATTCGCCGGTGGCGGAGCGCGCTCTGGGGCGTATCAGGCGCGCCTGCGGTGAGATGCAGGCCTTTATTGAAGCCACCCTGTTCCTGTCCCGGGAGGGGGGCAGCGGCATCAATCGGGGCGAGCCGGTCAACCTTCCGAGCCTGCTGCAGGAGGTTGTCGAGGACTACCGGGACAGAATTGCCGCAGCGACTATTGAGGTGCAGATCGAGGCACTTTCGCCGATGTTACTGGATGTGCCGGCAGGCATCGTCAAGATTACCCTCAATAATATCCTGCTCAATGCCATTGAGCACAGTGAAGGGGGACGCATTCAGGTGGCGCTGGAGGACAGCCGCCTGACTATCGCCGATACCGGGGCGGGAATACCCGGCGATCAACTGCCCCACGTATTCGATCGCAGCTACACCACCAAGCCTTCGGGCACCGGTATGGGGCTGAATCTGGTAAAGCGCATCTGCGATCGCTTTAACTGGCGGATCGAGATCGACAGCGAGCCGGGAAGGGGGACTACTGTTGTCGTGATTTTCCCCGATAACGACGGTACCGACAGCAGCGTGGCTTGA
- a CDS encoding universal stress protein, with product MNNNNHRSTILACIDGSIYQESVTDYATWVAQKLCAPLKLLHNIEHRETPPLMDLSGSIGLGSREELLEELTSMEERRSKILLEQGKLMLQGAHQRAMAMSSNTPETLQRHGSLEETLVEMEEEIRVLVVGVRGEEHEHQEKQLGAHLESLIRAMHRPVLVVNRPFEQPPQRIMIAYNGNEASRRALDMVSLSPLYRELTCHIVHVSDSADIPSAQLEEAAATLKNAGLDVVSTSLQGNVQPQLEQYCRENNIELIVMGAFGQSRIRELLFGSVTQRMLINSKIPLLLLR from the coding sequence ATGAATAACAATAATCACAGAAGCACCATTCTGGCCTGTATCGATGGCTCCATTTATCAGGAATCTGTCACGGATTACGCCACCTGGGTAGCCCAAAAGCTCTGCGCACCACTGAAGCTATTGCACAATATCGAGCACCGTGAAACCCCGCCTCTGATGGATCTCAGCGGAAGTATAGGTCTCGGCAGCCGAGAAGAATTGCTGGAAGAACTCACCAGCATGGAAGAACGCCGCAGCAAGATTTTGCTGGAGCAGGGCAAGCTGATGTTGCAAGGTGCCCACCAACGTGCAATGGCGATGAGCAGCAACACGCCGGAGACCCTGCAGCGCCACGGCAGTCTGGAAGAAACCTTGGTGGAAATGGAAGAGGAAATCCGGGTACTGGTGGTTGGCGTTCGCGGCGAGGAGCACGAACATCAGGAGAAACAATTGGGTGCGCACCTGGAAAGCCTGATTCGAGCCATGCACCGCCCCGTACTGGTGGTTAACCGGCCGTTCGAGCAGCCACCACAGCGCATCATGATCGCCTATAACGGCAACGAGGCCTCCCGCAGGGCACTGGATATGGTGAGCCTCAGTCCCCTTTACCGGGAACTGACCTGCCATATCGTACATGTCAGCGATTCAGCAGATATTCCCTCGGCACAATTGGAAGAAGCTGCAGCCACCTTGAAAAATGCTGGACTGGACGTGGTTTCCACTAGCCTGCAAGGCAATGTTCAGCCACAACTCGAACAATATTGTCGGGAAAATAACATCGAATTGATTGTCATGGGCGCCTTCGGCCAGAGCCGTATACGTGAACTGCTGTTTGGCAGTGTGACCCAGCGGATGTTGATCAATTCAAAAATTCCGCTGTTGTTGCTGCGTTGA